Proteins encoded in a region of the Dreissena polymorpha isolate Duluth1 chromosome 6, UMN_Dpol_1.0, whole genome shotgun sequence genome:
- the LOC127834216 gene encoding metalloreductase STEAP4-like, protein MSSKEQRRRVGILGTGDFARALAKRLFFSGYDVILGSRKPEKKAMSAIDQCLCNVQLLSVEECIKSASIIFLAVHFDNVKELLTEHVEKLEGKILIDVSNRDRPSSVTSNAELVQKMVPSCKVVKAFNVISAYAMENDYNSSSKQVFIASNCEGARDVVANIAKDMNFRPVDFGGLFAARRIEKHPLRLFPEWRGPLGFAVGVFNAWLLYLIYIYYIAESKYQWEQLFVKVLNKAICMTGITTLSVTYLASSFATVFQIYYGTKHIRFSRWLDKWLKNRKQLGLISFALISIHVIMSVLIMSPTYFSSWYHSTEITVPVNLTAPFKIKQGTWMNWKGEAACLVGIIAYVVLCFICATTFPSVTDTLNWREWRFAQSKMGHAALLLSVGHVLVMGLPGWLSKPHLIYKSITFLCSILPWITLLLKLLFSLPCVDRYVMKLRKGWERHENKCRADCVRPVKHEGYVAIDMNAGKRMSCQDACACPDDKIPMMNIGGSDCDCASDDLVLNVP, encoded by the coding sequence ATGTCGAGCAAGGAACAAAGACGTCGCGTTGGTATACTGGGAACCGGGGACTTCGCAAGAGCGCTAGCAAAACGACTCTTCTTTTCCGGATATGACGTCATCCTGGGAAGCAGAAAACCGGAAAAGAAAGCGATGTCTGCCATTGACCAGTGTCTGTGCAATGTTCAACTTCTTTCCGTGGAGGAGTGCATCAAAAGCGCTTCTATAATTTTCCTGGCAGTCCATTTCGATAATGTCAAGGAGCTTCTGACAGAACACGTCGAGAAACTCGAAGGAAAGATTCTAATCGACGTCTCCAATAGAGACAGGCCAAGCAGCGTCACGTCAAACGCAGAGCTCGTCCAGAAAATGGTTCCCAGCTGCAAGGTTGTCAAGGCGTTCAACGTCATTTCTGCCTACGCGATGGAGAACGACTACAACTCGAGCAGTAAACAGGTCTTCATTGCTAGCAACTGCGAAGGCGCGAGAGATGTGGTGGCAAATATTGCCAAGGACATGAACTTCCGACCAGTGGACTTTGGAGGGCTGTTTGCTGCTCGGAGAATCGAGAAACACCCACTGAGGCTGTTTCCGGAATGGAGAGGCCCGCTTGGCTTTGCGGTTGGCGTATTCAACGCATGGCTTTTATACCTTATCTATATCTACTATATTGCGGAGTCCAAGTACCAATGGGAGCAACTTTTCGTCAAAGTGCTCAACAAAGCTATTTGCATGACAGGCATAACTACGTTGTCAGTAACATACTTGGCCAGCAGTTTTGCGACCGTTTTTCAAATTTACTACGGTACGAAACATATACGTTTCTCGCGGTGGCTAGATAAATGGCTGAAGAATCGGAAACAGCTTGGTCTCATATCCTTCGCACTGATATCAATACACGTGATAATGTCAGTGCTCATCATGTCTCCAACGTACTTTAGCTCCTGGTACCACAGCACTGAAATCACCGTTCCTGTGAATCTCACTGCGCCATTTAAGATCAAACAGGGCACGTGGATGAACTGGAAAGGAGAGGCGGCTTGCTTGGTTGGCATCATAGCCTACGTGGTACTTTGTTTTATCTGCGCCACTACATTTCCGTCCGTCACGGACACGTTAAACTGGCGAGAGTGGAGGTTCGCGCAGTCTAAGATGGGACACGCTGCTTTATTGCTTTCTGTCGGACACGTTCTGGTTATGGGGCTACCCGGATGGCTGTCGAAGCCGCATCTCATTTACAAATCTATCACATTCCTGTGTTCAATTTTACCGTGGATAACATTATTACTGAAGCTTTTATTTTCTCTTCCGTGTGTTGACCGGTACGTGATGAAGTTACGCAAAGGTTGGGAGAGACACGAAAACAAATGCAGAGCGGACTGTGTTCGACCCGTAAAGCATGAGGGTTATGTTGCTATTGACATGAACGCAGGAAAGCGGATGTCGTGCCAGGATGCGTGCGCATGTCCTGATGACAAGATACCGATGATGAACATTGGGGGCTCGGATTGTGACTGTGCTAGTGACGACCTTGTATTGAATGTTCCTTAG